A single region of the Ancylobacter novellus DSM 506 genome encodes:
- the coaD gene encoding pantetheine-phosphate adenylyltransferase, whose translation MSAKRIAFYPGSFDPPTNGHAEVARAAARLVDKLIVGVGIHPGKSPLFTASERLEMLHEVFEPIVAAEGASLDCITFDNLVVDAAEAEGAQLLIRGLRDGTDLDYEMQMAGMNAVLKPRVQTVFLPASPIARPITATLVRQIAAMGGDVSAFVPPAVLVRLKARFGRTG comes from the coding sequence ATGAGCGCCAAGCGCATCGCCTTCTATCCCGGCTCGTTCGATCCGCCGACCAACGGCCATGCCGAGGTCGCCCGCGCGGCGGCGCGGCTGGTGGACAAGCTGATCGTCGGCGTCGGCATCCATCCCGGCAAGTCGCCGCTGTTCACCGCGAGCGAGCGGCTGGAGATGCTGCATGAGGTGTTCGAGCCGATCGTCGCCGCCGAGGGCGCGAGCCTCGACTGCATCACCTTCGACAATCTCGTGGTGGACGCCGCCGAGGCGGAAGGCGCGCAGCTGCTGATCCGCGGCCTGCGCGACGGCACCGATCTCGACTACGAGATGCAGATGGCCGGCATGAACGCGGTGCTGAAGCCGCGCGTGCAGACGGTTTTCCTGCCGGCCTCCCCCATCGCCCGCCCCATCACCGCCACTCTGGTCAGGCAAATCGCCGCCATGGGCGGTGACGTGTCCGCCTTCGTGCCGCCGGCCGTGCTGGTCCGGCTCAAGGCCCGGTTCGGCCGCACCGGCTAG
- a CDS encoding peptidylprolyl isomerase, producing the protein MTDTAETTLLLETTQGPVKIRLRPDLAPGHVARISELAKEGFYDGVPFHRVIEGFMAQTGDPTGTGRGGSGQKLKAEFNKGRHVRGTVSMARAQHPDSGDSQFFICFADASFLDGQYTVWGEVIEGMENVDKIKRGEPVMNPDKIVKASVSA; encoded by the coding sequence ATGACCGACACCGCCGAGACCACGCTGCTGCTCGAGACCACGCAGGGGCCGGTCAAGATCCGCCTGCGCCCCGACCTCGCGCCGGGCCATGTCGCCCGCATCAGCGAGCTCGCCAAGGAAGGCTTCTATGACGGCGTGCCGTTCCACCGCGTCATCGAGGGCTTCATGGCCCAGACCGGCGATCCGACCGGCACCGGCCGCGGCGGCTCCGGCCAGAAGCTGAAGGCCGAGTTCAACAAGGGCCGGCATGTGCGCGGCACGGTCTCCATGGCCCGTGCCCAGCACCCGGATTCGGGCGACAGCCAGTTCTTCATCTGCTTTGCCGACGCCTCCTTCCTCGACGGCCAGTACACCGTCTGGGGCGAGGTCATCGAGGGCATGGAGAACGTCGACAAGATCAAGCGCGGCGAGCCGGTGATGAACCCGGACAAGATCGTCAAGGCGTCCGTCTCCGCCTGA
- a CDS encoding peptidylprolyl isomerase, whose amino-acid sequence MIRSLTAAFAIVCALVLPAAAQSVKLPPNVDRQNTIIMQTTKGPVVFVLRADLAPQHAERIKTLAREGYYDNVPFHRVIEGFMAQTGDGQYGNGTGGSRYPNLPAEFSNVPFTRGTVGMARASSPNSANSQFFITFGDASFLNGQYTVIGQVVSGMENVDKIKRGEPVANPDKIVSMKVAADVK is encoded by the coding sequence ATGATCCGCAGCCTAACCGCCGCCTTCGCCATCGTCTGCGCGCTCGTGCTGCCCGCCGCGGCGCAGAGCGTGAAGCTGCCGCCGAATGTCGACCGGCAGAACACCATCATCATGCAGACCACCAAGGGTCCGGTGGTGTTCGTGCTGCGCGCCGACCTCGCGCCCCAGCACGCCGAGCGCATCAAGACCCTGGCGCGCGAAGGCTATTACGACAACGTGCCGTTCCACCGCGTGATCGAAGGCTTCATGGCGCAGACCGGCGACGGCCAGTACGGCAACGGCACCGGCGGCTCGCGCTACCCCAACCTGCCGGCCGAGTTCTCCAACGTGCCCTTTACGCGCGGCACGGTGGGCATGGCCCGCGCCTCCAGCCCGAACAGCGCCAATTCGCAGTTCTTCATCACCTTCGGCGACGCCTCGTTCCTGAACGGCCAGTACACGGTGATCGGCCAGGTCGTCTCCGGCATGGAGAACGTCGACAAGATCAAGCGCGGCGAGCCGGTGGCGAACCCGGACAAGATCGTTTCGATGAAGGTCGCCGCCGACGTGAAGTGA